The genomic region atgcagaataatgcactttcaaactgctttcagtgctctttgaagctgtgcggaatagcaaaatccacttgcaaacagttgtgaaagtggtttgaaaacgcattattttgtgtgtgcggaaggggcctctctgtctctctgtctctctctctctctctcacacagcaCTGACTGACTCTCTCCCACTTGATCGTCtgtttccacagaaagatgatgatATGATCAGTTGAAATGCAGCAgatgagaaaattgtatgtttctgcattagaatatagtcccattAGAATAAATTTACTCTCTTCAGTCCATAAAAGTGCAAAAGGCATCATGGCAGAGGCATaaacaaccctactatcatcttttttgtggaacagaatatagcaCAGACTACTGTCACACTCCCAAGTTCTAATTTTTGAAATGCAAGAATATAATCAAAatgcccttttctctttttcttttgtatattACAGACAAGTTGTGCCAGGCACATTTGCATTATCTTCATGTTGGTACCCCCTACTGCCCAAATACACATCACTGTTGACACAAGGTTTCATCACTGGGATGGTATCCCAGGATTCTTGAGCATTTTCCTTAACCTCTTCAAAACAAAAAGCTTGGTCTTTTTGGTAACGGAGCAGTAGTGTCAATAATAAGGTCTactagggttttgtttttttaaaggtatttgCAGGGTGCCAGTTTTGAATTCTTTTTAAATTGAGCTCCTATGAGCAAGCATTCAATTAGTTGATCATTCACAAATTTGTCTCTGTGCATAGGTTACCCAATGCCAAAAAACGACTCTACCAACCCATCACCATCATTCTGTGtagaaaccaaaacaaaaatactgGGACATGGTATCTCCTTGTGGTTGCCACATGGAGTATTCTGCCTATGTGAAAAAGCTTCTCCACAGCACCCTTGCAGTGCAGGAAAACAgctggagggggaaggcaggagtcCATATTTCCTCCTCAGCAGTGTTCCAACCTGAAAgggttcccttttcttttcttaaactGGCATTCCCCTGCAGCTGCTGTCCGGCTGCAGAGAAACACAGTTGGGTCAGGAGAACCCAgctccaactttttaaaaaggatcctGTCTAGTTTGTCCTGAGTTGGAGGCATGCAAGTGATGCCCAATCATACTAACAAGAGAAACATGAGAACAGAGAGGAAAAATGGGCAcagaggagaagcagcaggaagATACACTTGCAGTAGTACCGTTATGGTACCTGTAAGTTGAGAGGGAAATAACATCTTTGTCGtgggctccccagcagccagccaggcttCCTCCAatgaggaatactggcatgatGACCCAGCTtcatcagagtctcagctggctgactctccagagccacagttggtTGAGTCCCATGAGCAACCAGAAGTCACACAGGTAGAAGGCagtgctggtgtaacccctgtgtcagaatgggatgacccagaaaggggtggagtctgaaaagaagcagaatgctgcagaactcatgaggttggaggaagcaaggctaccaggctgggaccttgattgattttattaagcccttaacaccttgtttaaggtaactgcaatgttgtggggaactagtgggaagggagtttattttttttttgctatattttaaatgttagaatttattgtttcagggtttttgtgtatgtaaatggtgagagtttttctgggaaccttcatcatcttgaatcccgttcaccaagcctttgaagtcttcaaaaccaaccaccagcaaagaagaattggacttggcaatatcagtagactgtaaatataaggacttgaaatgcaaacctgaacaggaccttgaattgtaaatgttaaatgttgatgtttaatgttatttgtaaagagaagtaaactgttttgtttaaatttggttctttgcaactccttccaagtactgccccacagaacccacaagctgaggttacactggcctAAGCTGAGATAAAGAGGACAAGCCAGACAGTCCTCCTGGCTCACCTGTTtctgtgaggcagctcagacatcATGGCCGTCAGGCACTCCATGCCAAAAGACGCAGCACCTGTTTGGAGGCCCAGAGACGCCAAAGGGGTGGTTGGGAATCAGCTCAGGATTCAGACTGAGTAGGAATGCAGGCTTATAAAAGAGGCAGCTGCAAACTGTAagagttgcaggagcaactttgggAAACAGCCTGATAGTTTCTGCAGCACCTGCTCTCAGACTGAATGTTTTGGATTTGTGGACCCAGACCGGATTGACTGACCTGCCCCTTGCTTTGGTTGGACAACTTACACTGGACTGCTTTTCCTCAGGACTTGAAGTAAGCCCCCTCTCTCTGCCTGCTTCTGCTAGCCAGCTGTAAACTAAAACTCCTGTGCACTCAGCAGGCCACGAGAATCTTGTCTGGTCAGGTCCTTACTGTTTGGGACCAGGAAACTGTATCCCAGTTCCATATCTTGTAGACTGTCAATACACACAGAGGAAGAGAGTCTacttacctggtcactgactggAATGCCATAACGCAGCTTAGTGACGAAATGCTCACAGTTCTGACTGATCACGTTATAGGCAATCTTTTTCCCCACCTTTGCTTTTGCCCTGAAGATGATTTCATCCACAGGACGTGGTGTGTATCTTTTATCATACTTGTTGTTGATTTGGTATTTATCCTGCCCCACCACTTTCCGAAGACGCTGTTTCTTCACCACGGCACAATCTGTTGCGATAGAATTAAGACTAGAGATGCCAGCTCCTGGGACCTCACCTTGGGAGCAGAAGAAATGCACATTCAAGTCAATTGTTCAAACTTAA from Sphaerodactylus townsendi isolate TG3544 linkage group LG01, MPM_Stown_v2.3, whole genome shotgun sequence harbors:
- the LOC125436880 gene encoding phospholipase A and acyltransferase 3-like, yielding QGEVPGAGISSLNSIATDCAVVKKQRLRKVVGQDKYQINNKYDKRYTPRPVDEIIFRAKAKVGKKIAYNVISQNCEHFVTKLRYGIPVSDQVNDGIDLAETVMTVITGAAVGIMGIAALVLGRKH